In Georgenia soli, a genomic segment contains:
- a CDS encoding ABC transporter ATP-binding protein produces MTTSTSGSALHAGAPPGRPILEARELVAGYLPGVNILNSCNLEVHPGELVGIIGPNGAGKSTMLKALFGLVKVRSGTVLLDGEDITNERADTLVRRGIGYVPQNNNVFPSLTIEENLQMGLYQDPRRFIERFAAIVDIFPTLGDRRRQRAGSLSGGERQMVAMARALMMDPKVLLLDEPSAGLSPVRADEAFIRTRKINRSGVSVVIVEQNARRCLQICDRAYVLDQGANAYSGPGRKLMDDPKVIELYLGTLAADVEQAQRGVEEADKGERADKGERAGKGDDDAPGAHVG; encoded by the coding sequence CTGGTGGCCGGCTACCTGCCGGGGGTCAACATCCTCAACAGCTGCAACCTCGAGGTCCACCCCGGCGAGCTCGTCGGCATCATCGGGCCGAACGGCGCCGGGAAGTCGACGATGCTCAAGGCCCTGTTCGGCCTCGTGAAGGTCCGCTCCGGCACCGTCCTCCTCGACGGCGAGGACATCACCAACGAGCGGGCCGACACCCTCGTACGCCGCGGCATCGGTTACGTGCCCCAGAACAACAACGTGTTCCCCTCGCTCACGATCGAGGAGAACCTGCAGATGGGGCTCTACCAGGACCCACGGCGCTTCATCGAGCGCTTCGCGGCGATCGTGGACATCTTCCCCACGCTCGGCGACCGGCGGCGCCAGCGCGCCGGGTCGCTCTCGGGCGGGGAACGCCAGATGGTCGCCATGGCCCGGGCCCTGATGATGGACCCCAAGGTGCTGCTGCTCGACGAGCCCTCCGCGGGCCTGTCACCGGTCCGGGCGGACGAGGCGTTCATCCGTACCCGCAAGATCAACAGGTCCGGGGTCTCCGTCGTCATCGTCGAGCAGAACGCCCGCCGCTGCCTGCAGATCTGCGACCGCGCCTACGTGCTCGACCAGGGCGCCAACGCCTACTCCGGGCCCGGCCGGAAGCTCATGGACGACCCCAAGGTCATCGAGCTCTACCTCGGCACCCTCGCCGCCGACGTCGAGCAGGCGCAGCGCGGCGTCGAAGAGGCGGACAAGGGCGAGCGGGCGGACAAGGGCGAGCGGGCGGGTAAGGGCGACGACGACGCTCCCGGCGCCCACGTGGGCTGA
- a CDS encoding ABC transporter substrate-binding protein: protein MTRKTTARSLALVAALSMTLAACSGGGGGDEGTAAPGATGGSGGLKIGTLLPVTGSLSQLGPPEIAGVDLAVKEINDAGGVLGKEVEVSHKDSSDADNAQVATQSVTELVRENVSAIVGAASSQVTLNVVDDVTGAEIVQISPANTSATLSGYSPFYFRTAPPDTVQGDVLGNLIVNDGHANVGVLVFNEDYGTGLRDVVKKVVEDAGGTITYGNPGDEFDPTEQNFSTIVGNALATKPDAIAIIAFTTQTPLIVAELVNQGFDMSKTYFVDGNLQNFGTDFDPGTLEGAQGTQPGAFPSDEFRARLKEVNPDLKDFNYAAESYDAVMLAALAAVRGEGTDGPTIQKNMAAVSGADGGTECTGFSECADLLGKGEDIKYQAVSGIGPFNEENDPSAANIGIYLFDAENNNHFQRVEYGEVVES, encoded by the coding sequence ATGACTCGCAAGACCACAGCTCGTTCCTTGGCCCTCGTCGCCGCGCTGTCGATGACGCTCGCCGCCTGCTCCGGAGGAGGTGGCGGGGACGAGGGCACCGCCGCTCCGGGTGCGACCGGGGGCTCGGGCGGCCTCAAGATCGGCACGCTGCTGCCCGTCACCGGGTCGCTCTCGCAGCTGGGTCCGCCCGAGATCGCCGGCGTCGACCTGGCGGTCAAGGAGATCAACGACGCCGGCGGCGTGCTCGGCAAGGAGGTCGAGGTCTCCCACAAGGACTCCTCCGACGCGGACAACGCTCAGGTGGCCACCCAGTCCGTGACGGAGCTGGTCCGCGAGAACGTCTCCGCGATCGTGGGCGCGGCCTCCTCGCAGGTCACGCTGAACGTCGTCGACGACGTCACGGGGGCGGAGATCGTGCAGATCTCCCCGGCGAACACCTCGGCGACGCTGTCGGGGTACTCCCCGTTCTACTTCCGCACCGCGCCGCCCGACACCGTCCAGGGTGACGTGCTCGGCAATCTCATCGTCAACGACGGCCACGCGAACGTGGGCGTCCTCGTGTTCAACGAGGACTACGGCACCGGTCTGCGCGACGTCGTGAAGAAGGTGGTCGAGGACGCCGGCGGCACCATCACGTACGGGAACCCCGGCGACGAGTTCGACCCCACCGAGCAGAACTTCTCCACGATCGTCGGCAACGCCCTCGCGACGAAGCCGGACGCCATCGCGATCATCGCGTTCACCACGCAGACCCCCCTCATCGTGGCGGAGCTGGTCAACCAGGGCTTCGACATGTCGAAGACCTACTTCGTGGACGGCAACCTGCAGAACTTCGGCACCGACTTCGACCCGGGCACCCTCGAGGGAGCGCAGGGCACGCAGCCGGGGGCGTTCCCCAGCGACGAGTTCCGGGCCCGTCTGAAGGAGGTGAACCCGGACCTCAAGGACTTCAACTACGCCGCGGAGTCCTACGACGCCGTGATGCTCGCCGCGCTGGCCGCCGTGCGGGGCGAGGGCACCGACGGCCCCACCATCCAGAAGAACATGGCCGCGGTCTCGGGCGCCGACGGCGGGACCGAGTGCACCGGCTTCTCCGAGTGCGCCGACCTGCTCGGCAAGGGTGAGGACATCAAGTACCAGGCCGTCTCCGGCATCGGGCCCTTCAACGAGGAGAACGACCCCTCGGCGGCCAACATCGGCATCTACCTCTTCGACGCGGAGAACAACAACCACTTCCAGCGCGTCGAGTACGGCGAGGTCGTCGAGTCCTGA
- a CDS encoding ANTAR domain-containing response regulator, with the protein MTDNENDAATSADAVDITTEDAPLDLPGPEAGAAEETGTRRRVVVAEDETLIRLDIVESLTEAGFDVVGEAANGEQAVALADELEPDVIVMDVKMPVMDGITAAERIIANRTCAVVMLTAFSQKELVERARDAGAMAYVVKPFTPADLLPAVEIAISRHQEITSLESEVASLAEQFETRKRVDRAKGLLMTKMGLSEPEAFRWIQKTSMDRRLTMREVADAVIEQVGGKK; encoded by the coding sequence GTGACAGACAACGAGAACGACGCCGCGACCAGCGCCGACGCGGTCGACATCACGACGGAGGACGCCCCCCTCGACCTGCCCGGCCCCGAGGCCGGGGCCGCGGAGGAGACCGGTACGCGCCGCCGTGTCGTCGTCGCGGAGGACGAGACCCTGATCCGCCTCGACATCGTCGAGTCGCTGACCGAGGCCGGCTTCGACGTCGTGGGTGAGGCCGCCAACGGCGAGCAGGCCGTCGCCCTGGCCGACGAGCTCGAGCCCGACGTCATCGTCATGGATGTCAAGATGCCTGTGATGGACGGCATCACCGCCGCGGAGCGGATCATCGCCAACCGCACCTGCGCTGTCGTCATGCTCACGGCCTTCTCCCAGAAGGAGCTCGTCGAGCGGGCGCGCGACGCCGGCGCGATGGCCTACGTGGTCAAGCCCTTCACGCCCGCCGACCTCCTGCCGGCCGTCGAGATCGCGATCTCCCGCCACCAGGAGATCACCTCCCTGGAGTCCGAGGTCGCCAGCCTCGCGGAGCAGTTCGAGACCCGGAAGCGCGTGGACCGCGCCAAGGGCCTCCTCATGACGAAGATGGGCCTGAGCGAGCCGGAGGCCTTCCGCTGGATCCAGAAGACGTCGATGGACCGCCGGCTCACCATGCGTGAGGTCGCCGACGCGGTCATCGAGCAGGTCGGCGGCAAGAAGTAG
- the pyk gene encoding pyruvate kinase — protein MRRAKIVCTIGPATASPEKVQELVDAGMDVARINRSHGSVEEHEAVYNNVRAAAQASGRAVAVLVDLQGPKIRLGNFANGKEELREGDTFTITTEDVPGSRELASTTYAGLPGDCTPGDRILIDDGKVAVRVLEVDGPRVITRVEVPGPVSDHKGLNLPGVAVSVPALSEKDKDDLRWGLKVGADLIALSFVRSAADIEDVHAIMDEVGRRVPVVAKVEKPQAVDNLVEIVDAFDAIMVARGDLGVELPLEQVPLVQKRAIELARRNAKPVIVATQMLESMVTNPRPTRAEASDVANAILDGADAVMLSGETSVGDFPIETVRTMARIVENTEENGGERIAPLGSSPHTRGGVITKAAMEIGEMLEVKYLVTFTQSGDSARRMSRLRSPIPLLAFTPDTDVRNRLAVSWGVQTYTVPEVTHTDDMVNQVDQILQTSGLADEGDRVVIVAGMPPGQVGSTNSIRVHKIGETYAKATRA, from the coding sequence ATGCGTAGAGCGAAGATCGTGTGCACGATTGGCCCAGCCACAGCCTCACCCGAGAAGGTCCAGGAACTTGTCGACGCCGGGATGGACGTCGCCCGGATCAACCGGTCCCACGGATCCGTCGAGGAGCACGAGGCGGTCTACAACAACGTCCGGGCCGCGGCCCAGGCCTCCGGGCGCGCCGTCGCCGTCCTGGTGGACCTCCAGGGCCCGAAGATCCGGCTGGGCAACTTCGCCAACGGCAAGGAGGAGCTCCGCGAGGGTGACACGTTCACCATTACCACGGAGGACGTCCCCGGCAGCCGTGAGCTCGCCTCCACCACCTATGCCGGCCTGCCCGGCGACTGCACGCCCGGCGACCGGATCCTCATCGACGACGGCAAGGTCGCGGTGCGCGTCCTCGAGGTCGACGGCCCCCGCGTCATCACCCGCGTCGAGGTGCCCGGCCCCGTCTCCGACCACAAGGGCCTGAACCTGCCCGGCGTCGCCGTCTCCGTGCCCGCCCTGTCGGAGAAGGACAAGGACGACCTGCGCTGGGGCCTGAAGGTCGGCGCCGACCTCATCGCCCTGTCCTTCGTCCGCTCCGCCGCGGACATCGAGGACGTCCACGCGATCATGGACGAGGTCGGCCGTCGCGTGCCGGTCGTCGCCAAGGTCGAGAAGCCGCAGGCCGTGGACAACCTGGTCGAGATCGTTGACGCCTTCGACGCGATCATGGTGGCCCGCGGCGACCTCGGCGTGGAACTTCCGCTGGAGCAGGTGCCGCTCGTGCAGAAGCGCGCCATCGAGCTCGCCCGCCGCAACGCCAAGCCGGTCATCGTCGCCACGCAGATGCTCGAGTCGATGGTCACCAACCCGCGGCCGACCCGCGCCGAGGCCTCCGACGTCGCCAACGCCATCCTCGACGGCGCCGACGCGGTCATGCTCTCCGGCGAGACCTCCGTGGGTGACTTCCCGATCGAGACCGTGCGCACCATGGCCCGCATCGTGGAGAACACCGAGGAGAACGGTGGCGAGCGCATCGCCCCGCTCGGCTCCAGCCCGCACACGCGCGGCGGCGTCATCACCAAGGCCGCCATGGAGATCGGCGAGATGCTCGAGGTCAAGTACCTCGTCACCTTCACCCAGTCGGGCGACTCCGCGCGCCGGATGTCCCGCCTGCGCTCGCCCATCCCGCTGCTGGCGTTCACCCCGGACACGGACGTGCGCAACCGTCTCGCCGTGAGCTGGGGCGTGCAGACGTACACGGTGCCCGAGGTCACGCACACCGACGACATGGTCAACCAGGTCGACCAGATCCTGCAGACCTCCGGGCTGGCGGACGAGGGCGACCGCGTCGTCATCGTCGCCGGCATGCCGCCGGGGCAGGTCGGGTCCACCAACTCGATCCGCGTGCACAAGATCGGCGAGACCTACGCCAAGGCCACCCGCGCCTGA
- a CDS encoding glutamate synthase subunit beta, whose translation MADPQGFLKYRERELPARRPVPVRILDNREVYTRRLEDSPALTRQASRCMDCGVPFCHNGCPLGNLIPEWNELTRREDFAGAIERLHATNNFPEWTGRLCPAPCETACVLGINQPAVTIKQIEQSIADNAWDLSLVEPQIPERLTGSTVAVIGSGPAGLAAAQQLTRAGHTVAVYEKDDRVGGLLTYGIPDFKMEKVQVDRRIEQMEAEGTRFRPGVDVGGTGEGALSGQDLLERYDAVVLAVGSTVPRELPVPGRDLGGIHPAMEYLVQHNRVVAGQDVPDQILATGKDVVIIGGGDTGSDCLGTALRQGARSVTQIDINPLPSVERPGDQPWPTYPKIYRVSTSHEEGGERVYATSTVELLSDGSAGGGQVTHLRLVNVDRTSGTAVPIEGTERVVPAQLVLLALGFAGVPRGGLVEQLGVEVDERGRVVRDETFATSVPGVFVAGDAGRGQSLIVWAIAEGRAAAAAVDTYLGGETDLPAPILPSTVSVSA comes from the coding sequence GTGGCTGACCCCCAGGGCTTCCTGAAGTACCGCGAGCGCGAGCTCCCGGCCCGCCGGCCGGTGCCCGTGCGCATCCTCGACAACCGTGAGGTCTACACCAGGCGGCTCGAGGACTCCCCGGCGCTGACCCGGCAGGCCAGCCGCTGCATGGACTGCGGCGTGCCGTTCTGCCACAACGGCTGCCCGCTGGGGAACCTCATCCCGGAGTGGAACGAGCTCACCCGGCGCGAGGACTTCGCCGGCGCCATCGAGCGCCTGCACGCGACCAATAACTTCCCCGAGTGGACGGGACGGCTGTGCCCCGCCCCGTGCGAGACGGCGTGCGTCCTCGGCATCAACCAGCCCGCGGTGACCATCAAGCAGATCGAGCAGTCCATCGCCGACAACGCCTGGGACCTGAGCCTCGTCGAGCCGCAGATCCCCGAGCGCCTGACGGGCTCGACGGTCGCCGTGATCGGCTCCGGCCCGGCGGGGCTGGCCGCGGCCCAGCAGCTCACCCGCGCGGGGCACACGGTGGCCGTGTACGAGAAGGACGACCGGGTCGGCGGGCTGCTCACCTACGGCATCCCCGACTTCAAGATGGAGAAGGTCCAGGTCGACCGCCGGATCGAGCAGATGGAGGCGGAGGGCACCCGGTTCCGGCCCGGCGTCGACGTCGGCGGCACCGGCGAGGGCGCGCTGAGCGGGCAGGACCTGCTGGAGCGCTACGACGCCGTCGTCCTCGCCGTGGGCTCCACCGTCCCGCGCGAGCTGCCCGTCCCCGGCCGCGACCTCGGCGGGATCCACCCCGCCATGGAGTACCTGGTCCAGCACAACCGGGTCGTCGCCGGGCAGGACGTGCCCGACCAGATCCTCGCCACCGGCAAGGACGTCGTCATCATCGGCGGCGGCGACACCGGGTCGGACTGCCTGGGCACCGCGCTGCGCCAGGGCGCCAGGTCGGTCACCCAGATCGACATCAACCCGCTGCCGAGCGTCGAGCGGCCCGGCGACCAGCCGTGGCCGACCTACCCCAAGATCTACCGGGTCTCCACCTCGCACGAGGAGGGCGGGGAGCGGGTCTACGCCACCTCCACGGTCGAGCTCCTCTCGGACGGGTCGGCGGGCGGGGGCCAGGTGACCCACCTGCGCCTGGTGAACGTCGACCGCACCTCGGGCACCGCCGTCCCGATCGAGGGCACCGAGCGCGTCGTCCCGGCCCAGCTGGTGCTGCTGGCGCTCGGCTTCGCCGGGGTACCGCGCGGCGGGCTCGTCGAGCAGCTCGGCGTCGAGGTCGACGAGCGCGGGCGCGTCGTGCGGGACGAGACGTTCGCCACGTCCGTGCCCGGCGTGTTCGTCGCCGGCGACGCCGGACGCGGCCAGTCGCTCATCGTCTGGGCCATCGCCGAGGGACGCGCGGCCGCGGCGGCGGTGGACACCTACCTCGGCGGGGAGACCGACCTTCCCGCGCCGATCCTGCCCTCCACGGTGTCCGTCTCGGCCTGA
- the gltB gene encoding glutamate synthase large subunit produces the protein MESPQVSGPFPVRPRTGLYSPDREHDACGVAFVATLRGTPGRDIVDAGLTALLNLDHRGAVGAEENTGDGAGLLTQVPDAFLREVVDFALPPAGRYAVGLVFLPGPDEDDAARTGAVERIEALAAEESLTVLGWRDVPTDPSMIGPSALDSMPTFRQLFVAAADGAAEGIALDRMTFRLRKRAEHETGIYLASLSARTLVYKGMLTTTQLRPFFPDLSDPRFTSEIALVHSRFSTNTFPSWPLAQPFRLVAHNGEINTVRGNRNWMSARQGMLASEVLGDLEDLLPVCTPGGSDSATFDEVLELLHLAGRSLPHAMLMMVPEAWENHTSMDPDLRAFYEYASTIMEPWDGPAALTFTDGRVIGAVLDRNGLRPGRFWVTDDGLVVLASESGVLDLDPERIVRKGRLEPGRMFLVDTGTGRIVEDEEVKRSLAEAHPYQEWLDEGLIHLEDLPDRDHVDHSRLSVVRRQQTFGYTEEELRLLLSPMAANGAEAIGSMGTDTPLAVLSARPRLLFDYFTQLFAQVTNPPLDSIREELVTSLAGAIGPEPNMLVDSPSHARKVVVPFPTIDNDQLAKIKKIGRTPRQGKGFSAVVIEGLYRVSGGGAALKARLEEIFDEVDNAIDAGVSFIVLSDRESTAELAPIPSLLLTSAVHHHTLRRQTRTKISLIVEAGDVREVHHVALLVGYGAACVNPYLAMESVEHLVRDGVLEGVTPEQAVKNVIKALGKGVLKVMSKMGISTVMSYRGAQVFEAIGLSEDLVEEYFTGTPTPLGGVGLDVIAAEVAARHATAYPPSGISPAHRTLRMGGEYQWRREGEPHLFDPETIFRLQHSTRSRRYDIFRKYAHGVDEQSRRLMTLRGLMKLRTGVREPIPVEEVEPVSEIVRRFSTGAMSYGSISAEAHETLAIAMNMLGAKSNTGEGGEDTDRLHDPRRRSAIKQVASGRFGVTADYLTNADDIQIKVAQGAKPGEGGQLPAHKVYPWVAKTRHSTPGVGLISPPPHHDIYSIEDLAQLIHDLKNANPSARIHVKLVSEIGVGTVAAGVAKAHADVVLVSGHDGGTGASPLTSLKHAGGPWEIGLAETQQTLVLNDLRDRIVVQTDGQLKTGRDVVVAALLGAEEFGFSTAPLVVEGCIMMRVCHLDTCPVGVATQNPELRERFTGRAEHVVTFFEFVAQEVREYLASLGLRSLEEAIGQVDLLDARDAVDHWKASGLDLSPLLVKVEPREGSALRQVRGQEHGLERALDNELIARSAPALERGEPVRIDLGVRNVNRTVGTMLGHEVTRRHGGDGLPDGTIDVTLTGSAGQSFGAVLPRGITLRLVGDANDYVGKSLSGGRIVVRPDPRSVFAAEDNVIAGNVVGYGATSGEIFLRGRAGERFAVRNSGATLVVEGVGDHAAEYMTGGTLLVLGGTGRNLGAGMSGGTAYVLDLDTAKVNAPALADGDLILSPLDPEDVSIVADLLHRHAELTGSTVAEQLLENLDDLPARITKVLPRQYAAVSAALVRAAEDGLDPASPDVWATIMEATRG, from the coding sequence ATGGAGTCACCTCAGGTCTCTGGGCCTTTCCCCGTGCGCCCGCGCACGGGTCTGTACTCGCCCGACCGGGAGCACGACGCCTGCGGGGTCGCGTTCGTCGCGACGCTGCGCGGCACGCCGGGCCGCGACATCGTGGACGCCGGTCTGACGGCCCTGCTCAACCTGGACCACCGCGGCGCCGTCGGCGCCGAGGAGAACACCGGCGACGGCGCGGGCCTGCTCACCCAGGTCCCGGACGCCTTCCTGCGCGAGGTCGTCGACTTCGCGCTGCCGCCCGCCGGCCGCTACGCCGTCGGACTGGTCTTCCTGCCCGGCCCGGACGAGGACGACGCCGCCCGCACCGGTGCGGTCGAGCGGATCGAGGCCCTCGCGGCCGAGGAGAGCCTGACGGTCCTCGGCTGGCGTGACGTGCCGACCGACCCGTCCATGATCGGCCCCAGCGCCCTGGACTCCATGCCGACGTTCCGCCAGCTCTTCGTGGCGGCGGCCGACGGCGCGGCCGAGGGGATCGCCCTGGACCGGATGACCTTCCGGCTGCGCAAGCGCGCGGAGCACGAGACCGGGATCTACCTGGCTTCGCTGTCGGCCCGCACCCTCGTCTACAAGGGCATGCTCACGACGACGCAGCTGCGCCCGTTCTTCCCCGACCTGTCCGACCCGCGGTTCACCTCAGAGATCGCGCTGGTCCACTCCCGCTTCTCCACCAACACCTTCCCGTCCTGGCCGCTCGCCCAGCCGTTCCGCCTCGTCGCCCACAACGGCGAGATCAACACGGTGCGCGGCAACCGCAACTGGATGTCGGCCCGCCAGGGGATGCTCGCCTCCGAGGTGCTCGGCGACCTCGAGGACCTCCTGCCCGTGTGCACGCCGGGCGGGTCGGACTCGGCGACGTTCGACGAGGTGCTCGAGCTGCTCCACCTCGCGGGCCGGTCGCTGCCGCACGCGATGCTGATGATGGTCCCCGAGGCGTGGGAGAACCACACCTCGATGGATCCGGACCTGCGCGCGTTCTACGAGTACGCCTCGACGATCATGGAGCCCTGGGACGGGCCGGCCGCCCTGACCTTCACGGACGGCCGCGTGATCGGCGCGGTCCTGGACCGCAACGGCCTGCGGCCGGGCCGCTTCTGGGTCACCGACGACGGTCTCGTCGTCCTCGCTTCGGAGTCCGGCGTGCTCGACCTCGACCCCGAGCGGATCGTGCGCAAGGGCCGCCTCGAGCCCGGCCGCATGTTCCTCGTCGACACGGGGACCGGCCGCATCGTCGAGGACGAGGAGGTCAAGCGCAGCCTCGCCGAGGCGCACCCCTACCAGGAGTGGCTGGACGAGGGCCTCATCCACCTCGAGGACCTGCCCGACCGCGACCACGTCGACCACTCCCGCCTCTCGGTGGTGCGCCGTCAGCAGACCTTCGGGTACACGGAGGAGGAGCTGCGCCTCCTGCTCTCGCCGATGGCCGCGAACGGCGCCGAGGCGATCGGCTCGATGGGCACGGACACCCCGCTGGCCGTGCTCTCCGCCCGCCCGCGGCTGCTGTTCGACTACTTCACCCAGCTCTTCGCCCAGGTGACGAACCCGCCGCTGGACTCCATCCGGGAGGAGCTCGTCACCTCGCTGGCCGGCGCGATCGGCCCGGAGCCCAACATGCTCGTCGACTCGCCCAGCCACGCCCGCAAGGTGGTGGTGCCGTTCCCGACGATCGACAACGACCAGCTCGCCAAGATCAAGAAGATCGGCCGCACGCCGCGGCAGGGCAAGGGCTTCTCCGCCGTCGTCATCGAGGGTCTGTACCGCGTCTCCGGCGGGGGAGCGGCCCTCAAGGCACGGCTGGAGGAGATCTTCGACGAGGTCGACAACGCGATCGACGCCGGCGTGAGCTTCATCGTGCTCTCGGACCGCGAGTCGACGGCGGAGCTCGCCCCGATCCCGTCGCTGCTTCTCACCTCCGCCGTCCACCACCACACCCTGCGCCGGCAGACCCGCACGAAGATCTCCCTGATCGTCGAGGCGGGGGACGTGCGCGAGGTCCACCACGTGGCCCTGCTCGTCGGGTACGGCGCCGCGTGCGTCAACCCCTACCTCGCGATGGAGTCGGTCGAGCACCTCGTGCGCGACGGCGTCCTCGAGGGCGTGACGCCGGAGCAGGCCGTGAAGAACGTCATCAAGGCGCTCGGCAAGGGCGTGCTGAAGGTGATGTCCAAGATGGGCATCTCCACGGTGATGTCCTACCGCGGCGCCCAGGTGTTCGAGGCGATCGGCCTGTCCGAGGACCTGGTGGAGGAGTACTTCACGGGTACGCCCACGCCGCTGGGCGGCGTCGGCCTCGACGTCATCGCGGCGGAGGTGGCCGCCCGCCACGCGACCGCCTACCCGCCGTCGGGCATCTCCCCGGCGCACCGCACCCTGCGCATGGGCGGGGAGTACCAGTGGCGCCGCGAGGGCGAGCCGCACCTGTTCGACCCGGAGACGATCTTCCGGCTCCAGCACTCCACGCGCAGCCGCCGCTACGACATCTTCCGCAAGTACGCCCACGGGGTGGACGAGCAGTCCCGCCGGCTGATGACCCTGCGCGGGCTCATGAAGCTGCGCACCGGCGTGCGCGAGCCGATCCCCGTCGAGGAGGTGGAGCCGGTCAGCGAGATCGTCCGGCGCTTCTCCACGGGCGCGATGAGCTACGGCTCCATCTCCGCCGAGGCCCACGAGACCCTCGCGATCGCCATGAACATGCTGGGCGCGAAGTCCAACACCGGCGAGGGCGGCGAGGACACCGACCGGCTGCACGACCCGCGCCGCCGCTCGGCGATCAAGCAGGTCGCGTCGGGCCGGTTCGGCGTCACGGCCGACTACCTCACCAACGCCGACGACATCCAGATCAAGGTGGCCCAGGGGGCCAAGCCCGGCGAGGGCGGCCAGCTGCCCGCGCACAAGGTCTACCCCTGGGTGGCCAAGACCCGGCACTCCACGCCCGGGGTGGGACTGATCTCCCCGCCGCCGCACCACGACATCTACTCGATCGAGGACCTCGCCCAGCTCATCCACGACCTCAAGAACGCCAACCCGTCCGCCCGCATCCACGTCAAGCTCGTCTCCGAGATCGGCGTGGGCACCGTGGCGGCCGGCGTGGCCAAGGCGCACGCCGACGTCGTCCTCGTCTCCGGGCACGACGGCGGGACCGGCGCCTCCCCGCTGACCTCGCTCAAGCACGCGGGCGGCCCGTGGGAGATCGGCCTGGCGGAGACCCAGCAGACCCTCGTCCTCAACGACCTGCGCGACCGGATCGTCGTGCAGACCGACGGGCAGCTCAAGACCGGCCGCGACGTCGTGGTGGCCGCGCTCCTGGGCGCCGAGGAGTTCGGGTTCTCCACCGCGCCGCTCGTGGTGGAGGGCTGCATCATGATGCGGGTCTGCCACCTCGACACCTGCCCCGTGGGCGTGGCCACGCAGAACCCCGAGCTGCGCGAGCGCTTCACCGGCAGGGCCGAGCACGTGGTCACGTTCTTCGAGTTCGTGGCCCAGGAGGTGCGCGAGTACCTCGCCTCCCTCGGCCTCCGCTCGCTGGAGGAGGCGATCGGGCAGGTCGACCTGCTCGACGCCCGTGACGCCGTCGACCACTGGAAGGCCTCCGGGCTCGACCTCTCCCCGCTCCTGGTCAAGGTCGAGCCGAGGGAGGGCTCCGCCCTGCGGCAGGTCCGCGGCCAGGAGCACGGCCTCGAGCGGGCCCTGGACAACGAGCTCATCGCCCGGAGCGCGCCGGCCCTCGAGCGCGGCGAGCCGGTGCGGATCGACCTGGGGGTCCGCAACGTCAACCGCACGGTCGGCACCATGCTCGGCCACGAGGTCACCCGCCGCCACGGCGGCGACGGCCTGCCCGACGGCACGATCGACGTCACGCTGACAGGTTCTGCGGGGCAGTCCTTCGGGGCGGTCCTGCCCCGCGGGATCACCCTGCGTCTGGTCGGGGACGCCAACGACTACGTCGGCAAGTCCCTCTCCGGCGGCCGCATCGTCGTCCGTCCGGACCCGCGCAGCGTGTTCGCCGCGGAGGACAACGTCATCGCCGGGAACGTCGTCGGCTACGGCGCCACGTCCGGCGAGATCTTCCTGCGCGGCCGCGCGGGCGAACGGTTCGCCGTGCGCAACTCCGGCGCCACGCTCGTCGTCGAGGGGGTGGGGGACCACGCCGCGGAGTACATGACCGGCGGGACCCTGCTCGTCCTCGGCGGCACCGGGCGCAACCTCGGTGCCGGCATGTCCGGCGGCACCGCCTACGTCCTCGACCTGGACACCGCCAAGGTCAACGCACCGGCGCTCGCCGACGGCGACCTCATCCTCTCCCCGCTCGACCCCGAGGACGTCTCGATCGTCGCGGACCTGCTGCACCGCCACGCCGAGCTGACCGGCTCCACCGTGGCCGAGCAGCTGCTCGAGAATCTCGACGACCTCCCCGCGCGGATCACCAAGGTGCTCCCGCGTCAGTACGCCGCCGTCTCCGCCGCCCTCGTCCGGGCGGCCGAGGACGGCCTCGACCCGGCCTCGCCCGACGTGTGGGCCACGATCATGGAGGCGACCCGTGGCTGA